CCTCTATAGGTTTAGTGACCGCATCGCTCTTGGCAGAAACGCCCCTTTTTTACGCTTCGTATCCCATCACTCCTGCTAGCGATATTCTTCAAGAACTGGCGGCCAATAAGCGTTACGGCGTAAAAACCTTCCAGGCTGAGGATGAAATCGCTGCTTGCGGAGCCGCTCTTGGCGCCTCATTCGGAGGACTGCTTGGAGTAACCGGAACAAGCGGGCCTGGTATGTGCCTCAAAGCGGAGATGGTTGGGCTTGCGGTGATGGCTGAACTGCCGCTCGTAATTGTGGACGTACAGCGAGCAGGCCCTTCGACAGGCATGCCAACCAAGCCTGAGCAGGGAGACCTTCTCATGTCGCTTTTCGGCCGACATGGCGAATCGCCCATCGCCGTCCTTGCAGCCAAGACCCCTTCGGACTGCTTCACAATGGCTATTGAGGCGGTCCGCATTGCCGTCAAGCACATGACGCCTGTGATTTTGCTATTGGACGGATATCTCGCGAATAGCTCCGCACCGTGGAAACTTCCGAACTTGGACGAGTTGCCTAAAATAAAAATCGTTCATCCCAAAGCGGGTAAAGATAAATTTCAGCCTTACGCACGTGATCCCGAAACGCTGGCGCGGTTCTGGGCAGTCCCTGGAACGCCTGGGCTTGAACATCGCATCGGGGGATTGGGCAAAGCTGACATTACAGGCATGGTGAGTAACGATCCCGACAACAATCAAAAGATGGTGAACCTGAGAGCAGAAAAAGTTCGCTGCATCGCTAACGATATTCCTGCGCTTGAGGTTCGTGGCCCGCGTACAGGAAAACTCCTTGTTTTAGGATGGGGTTCGACTTACGGGACGATTTATCAGGCGCTAACCGATATCGAGAAAGAGGGTGTGAATGGGGTGGCGCATGCACACCTTAGTTATCTTAACCCATTTCCGCCGAACTTGGGCGAAGTGCTAAAGAATTACGAGACTATCCTCATTCCCGAGCTTAACTCAGGGCAGCTACTAGTCCTCATCCGGTACCATTTTCCGTTAGTGAAAACGGAGGGGTTGAACAAAGTTCAGGGCCAACCGTTCAAGGTTGTTGAAGTTGTCAAGAAGATCAAGGAGATGCTATGAGCCTGGATAATGACATGACACAACTACCCTATACGAAGGAGGATTTTGTCTCGGGGTCTGACGTTCGCTGGTGCCCAGGCTGCGGCGATTACGCAATTTTATCCGTCATGCAGCGGTTGCTAGCGCAATTCAATACACCTCGGGAAAATTATGTCTTTGTGTCAGGCATCGGCTGCTCGAGCCGCTTTCCCTATTATATGAATACTTATGGTTTCCACACCATTCACGGACGTGCGCCGACTATCGCTACTGGCCTGAAGTGTGCGAACCCTGATCTTTCTGTTTGGAT
This genomic window from bacterium contains:
- a CDS encoding 2-oxoacid:acceptor oxidoreductase subunit alpha, yielding RAPIGTLPGVSSFQIQFADTIIYTPGDLADVLVAMNPAALKVEIPNVKPGGLIIVNEDAFTDDNLNKANWSSNPLLDKTLKDFQILKVPLTTLTRSALQDSGLKHTEVERCKNFFALGFTFWLYDRTLEHTIQWIHEKFSKRPEIAEANVATLRAGYNYADISEAFAVRYQVKQAPIEPGTYRKVTGSEATSIGLVTASLLAETPLFYASYPITPASDILQELAANKRYGVKTFQAEDEIAACGAALGASFGGLLGVTGTSGPGMCLKAEMVGLAVMAELPLVIVDVQRAGPSTGMPTKPEQGDLLMSLFGRHGESPIAVLAAKTPSDCFTMAIEAVRIAVKHMTPVILLLDGYLANSSAPWKLPNLDELPKIKIVHPKAGKDKFQPYARDPETLARFWAVPGTPGLEHRIGGLGKADITGMVSNDPDNNQKMVNLRAEKVRCIANDIPALEVRGPRTGKLLVLGWGSTYGTIYQALTDIEKEGVNGVAHAHLSYLNPFPPNLGEVLKNYETILIPELNSGQLLVLIRYHFPLVKTEGLNKVQGQPFKVVEVVKKIKEML